The following are encoded together in the Equus quagga isolate Etosha38 chromosome 1, UCLA_HA_Equagga_1.0, whole genome shotgun sequence genome:
- the GLI1 gene encoding zinc finger protein GLI1 isoform X1 produces MFNSMTPPPVSSYGEPCCLRPLPSQGAPSMGTEGLSGLPFCHQANLMSGPHSYGPARETNSCTEAPLFPPPRSAVKLTKKRALSISPLSDASLDLQTVIRTSPSSLVAFINSRCASPGGSYGHLSISTMSPSLGFPAQMNHQKGTSPSFAVQPCGPHDPTHSGMMPHPQSRGPLPTCQLKSELDMLVSKCPEEPLEGDMSSPNSTGTQDPLLGLLDGREDLEREEKPEPESVYETDCRWDGCSQEFDSQEQLVHHINSEHIHGERKEFVCHWGGCSRELRPFKAQYMLVVHMRRHTGEKPHKCTFEGCRKSYSRLENLKTHLRSHTGEKPYMCEHEGCSKAFSNASDRAKHQNRTHSNEKPYVCKLPGCTKRYTDPSSLRKHVKTVHGPDAHVTKRHRGDGPLPRVPSLSTVEPKRERDGGPIREESRLAVPEGAMKPQPSPGAQSSCSSDHSPAGSAANTDSGVEMTGNAGGSTEDLSSLDEGPCIAGTGLSTLRRLENLRLDQLHQLRPGGPRGLKLPSLTHTGTPVSRRLGPPASLDRRSSSSSSVSSAYTVSRRSSLASPFPPGSPPENGASSLPGLTPAQHYLLRARYASARGGGTPPTAAPSLDRMGGLPAPPWRSRAEYPGYNPNVGVTRRASDPARAADRPAPARVQRFKSLGCVHTPPTMTGGGPNFDPQLSTSVYSPQPPSITENIAMDTRGLREEPEIGTSMMGSGLNPYMDFPSTDTLGYGGPEGAAAEPYGARGPGSLPLGPGPPTNYGPNPCPQQVSYPDPTPETWGEFPSHTGLYPGPKPSVGAYSQCPRLEHYGQVQVKPEQGCPVGSDSTGLAPCLNAHPNEGPPRPQPLFSHYPQPPPPQYPQAGPYPQPPPDYLPSESRPGLDFDSPTHSTGQLKAQLVCDYVQSQQELLWEGGGRGDPPVQEPLYQSPKFLGGSQVSPNPAKAPVATYGPGFAPNLPHHKSGSYPTPSPCHENFAVGANKSSHRAAAPPRLLPPLPPCYGPLKAGGSNPSCGHPEVGRLGGGPALYPPPEGQVCNPLDSLDLDNTQLDFVAILDEAQGLSPPPAHDQGDSSEHTPPPSGPPNMAVGNMSVLLGSLPGETQFLNSSA; encoded by the exons ATGTTCAACTCGATGACCCCACCACCAGTCAGTAGCTATGGCGAACCCTGCTGTCTCCGGCCCCTCCCCAGTCAGGGGGCCCCCAGCATGGGGACAGAAG GACTGTCTGGTCTGCCCttctgccaccaggccaacctcaTGTCCGGCCCCCACAGTTATGGGCCAGCCAGAGAGACCAACAGCTGCACTGAGG ccccactttttcctcctccccGGAGTGCAGTCAAGTTGACCAAGAAGCGGGCACTCTCCATCTCACCCCTCTCGGACGCCAGCCTGGACCTGCAGACAGTTATCCGCACCTCGCCCAGCTCCCTTGTGGCCTTTATCAACTCACGCTGTGCATCTCCGGGAGGCTCCTATGGTCACCTCTCCATCAGCACCATGAG cccatCTCTTGGATTCCCAGCCCAGATGAATCACCAAAAGGGGACCTCGCCTTCCTTTGCGGTCCAGCCCTGTGGTCCCCATGACCCCACCCACAGTGGGATGATGCCGCATCCTCAGTCCCGGGGACCCCTCCCAACTTGCCAG CTGAAGTCTGAGCTGGACATGCTGGTTAGCAAATGCCCCGAGGAGCCCTTGGAAGGTGATATGTCCAGCCCCAACTCCACTGGCACACAG gaTCCCCTGCTGGGGCTGCTGGATGGGCGGGAGGATCTGGAGCGAGAAGAGAAGCCCGAGCCTGAGTCTGTGTATGAGACTGACTGCCGCTGGGATGGCTGCAGCCAGGAGTTTGACTCCCAGGAGCAGCTAGTGCAC cACATCAACAGCGAGCACATCCACGGGGAGCGGAAGGAGTTCGTGTGCCATTGGGGGGGCTGCTCCAGGGAGCTGAGGCCCTTCAAAGCCCAGTACATGCTGGTGGTCCACATGCGCAGACACACGGGCGAGAAGCCACACAAGTGCACG TTTGAGGGGTGCCGGAAGTCATACTCACGCCTCGAAAATCTGAAGACGCACCTGCGGTCCCACACGGGTGAGAAGCCGTACATGTGTGAGCATGAGGGCTGCAGCAAGGCCTTCAGCAATGCCAGTGACCGGGCCAAGCACCAGAACCGGACCCACTCCAATGAG AAGCCGTACGTGTGTAAGCTCCCCGGCTGTACTAAACGCTACACAGATCCCAGCTCGCTCCGAAAACACGTCAAGACGGTCCATGGTCCTGATGCCCATGTGACCAAGCGGCACCGAGGCGACGGCCCCCTACCCCGGGTACCATCCCTTTCCACAGTGGAGCCCAAGAGGGAGCGGGATGGAGGCCCCATCAGGGAGGAGAGCAGACTGGCCGTGCCGGAGGGGGCCATG AAGCCACAGCCGAGCCCTGGGGCCCAGTCATCCTGCAGCAGTGACCACTCCCCAGCAGGCAGCGCAGCCAATACGGACAGTGGTGTGGAAATGACTGGAAATGCAGGGGGCAGCACCGAGGACCTGTCTAGCTTGGACGAGGGGCCTTGCATTGCTGGCACTGGTCTGTCCACTCTTCGCCGCCTTGAGAACCTCAGGCTGGACCAGCTACATCAACTCCGGCCAGGAGGGCCCCGGGGCCTCAAACTGCCCAGCTTGACCCATACGG GCACCCCTGTGTCCCGCCGTCTGGGCCCTCCAGCTTCTCTTGACCGCCgcagcagcagctccagcagTGTCAGCTCGGCCTATACTGTCAGCCGCcgctcctccctggcctccccttTCCCGCCTGGCTCCCCACCAGAGAATGGGGCATCCTCGCTGCCTGGCCTCACGCCTGCCCAGCACTACCTGCTCCGGGCAAGATATGCTTCAGCCAGGGGAGGTGGTACCCCACCCACTGCAGCACCCAGCCTGGATCGGATGGGGGGTCTTCCTGCACCTCCCTGGAGAAGCCGAGCTGAGTATCCAGGTTACAACCCCAACGTAGGAGTCACCCGGAGGGCCAGTGACCCAGCCCGGGCTGCTGACCGCCCTGCCCCGGCCAGAGTCCAGCGGTTCAAGAGCTTGGGTTGTGTCCACACACCCCCTACCATGACAGGGGGAGGACCGAACTTTGATCCCCAACTCTCGACCTCTGTCTACTCACCACAGCCCCCCAGCATCACTGAGAATATTGCCATGGATACCAGAGGGCTACGGGAGGAGCCAGAGATTGGGACCTCCATGATGGGCAGTGGTCTGAATCCCTATATGGACTTCCCATCTACTGATACTCTGGGATATGGGGGACCTGAGGGGGCAGCAGCTGAGCCTTATGGAGCTAGGGGTCCAGGCTCTCTTCCTCTTGGACCTGGTCCACCCACCAACTATGGCCCCAATCCCTGTCCCCAGCAGGTCTCCTATCCTGACCCCACTCCAGAAACATGGGGTGAGTTCCCTTCCCACACTGGGCTGTACCCAGGCCCCAAGCCTTCAGTTGGAGCCTACAGCCAATGTCCTCGTCTTGAACATTATGGACAAGTGCAAGTCAAGCCAGAACAGGGGTGTCCAGTGGGTTCTGACTCCACAGGACTGGCACCCTGCCTCAATGCCCATCCCAATGAGGGGCCTCCACGACCACAGCCTCTGTTCTCCCACtacccccagcctccccctccccaataTCCCCAGGCAGGCCCCTATCCCCAACCACCACCTGATTACCTTCCTTCAGAATCCAGGCCTGGCCTGGATTTTGATTCCCCCACTCATTCCACAGGACAGCTCAAGGCTCAGCTCGTGTGTGATTATGTCCAGTCTCAACAGGAGCTgctgtgggagggtggggggagaggcGATCCCCCAGTCCAGGAACCTCTCTACCAGAGTCCCAAGTTTCTGGGGGGTTCTCAGGTTAGCCCGAACCCTGCCAAGGCCCCAGTGGCCACCTACGGACCTGGCTTTGCACCTAACTTGCCCCATCATAAGTCAGGCTCCTATCCCACCCCTTCACCATGTCATGAAAATTTTGCAGTGGGGGCAAACAAGTCTTCCCATCGGGCAGCAGCACCACCCCGACTTCTGCCCCCACTGCCACCTTGCTATGGGCCCCTCAAGGCAGGGGGAAGCAACCCCAGCTGTGGCCATCCAGAGGTGGGCAGGTTGGGAGGGGGTCCTGCCTTATACCCTCCTCCTGAAGGACAAGTGTGTAACCCTCTGGACTCTCTTGATCTTGACAACACTCAGCTGGACTTTGTGGCTATTCTGGATGAGGCCCAGGGGCTGAGTCCTCCCCCTGCCCATGATC
- the INHBE gene encoding inhibin beta E chain: protein MGLPDVQLQLVLLWASVWAQGAGSVCPSCGGPTLAPQAERALVLELAKQQILEGLHLTSRPRITHPPSQAALTRALRRLQPGSATPANGEEVISFATITDSSTSTCSSVLTFHLSAPRTHHLEHARLWLHALPTLPGALYLRIFQCGPRRRRRGSRALLAEHQMKTPGWHALTLPSSGLRGEESGVLKLQLDCRPLEDNSTAARQPCRLLDMVGDRRPFLELKIRPSEPGAGRARRRTPTCEPETPLCCRRDHYVDFQELGWRDWILQPEGYQLNYCSGQCPPHLAGSPGIAASFHSAVFSLLKANNPWPLANSCCVPTARRPLSLLYLDRDGNVVKTDVPDMVVEACGCS from the exons ATGGGGCTCCCTGATGTCCAGCTCCAGCTGGTGCTGCTGTGGGCATCGGTGTGGGCACAGGGGGCAGGGTCTGTGTGTCCCTCCTGTGGGGGCCCCACACTAGCACCTCAAGCAGAACGAGCCCTGGTCCTGGAGCTAGCCAAGCAGCAAATCCTGGAAGGGCTGCACCTGACCAGTCGTCCCAGAATAACTCATCCTCCATCCCAGGCGGCGCTGACCAGAGCCCTCCGGAGACTACAGCCAGGAAGTGCGACTCCAGCGAATGGGGAGGAGGTCATCAGCTTTGCTACCATCACAG ACTCCTCCACTTCCACCTGCAGCTCCGTGCTCACTTTTCACCTGTCCGCTCCTCGGACCCACCACCTGGAGCATGCTCGCCTCTGGCTGCACGCGCTCCCCACCCTTCCTGGCGCTCTTTACCTGAGGATCTTCCAATGCGGGCCCAGGAGGAGGCGCCGAGGGTCCCGCGCCCTCCTAGCTGAGCACCAAATGAAAACCCCGGGCTGGCACGCCCTGACTCTGCCCTCTAGTGGCTTGAGGGGTGAGGAGTCTGGTGTCCTGAAACTCCAACTAGACTGCAGACCCCTAGAAGACAACAGCACAGCTGCCCGACAGCCTTGCCGGCTCTTGGACATGGTGGGAGACCGGCGGCCCTTCCTGGAGCTTAAGATCCGGCCCAGTGAGCCTGGAGCAGGCCGGGCCAGGAGGAGGACCCCCACCTGTGAGCCTGAGACCCCCTTATGTTGCAGGCGAGACCATTATGTAGACTTTCAGGAGCTGGGATGGCGGGACTGGATCCTGCAGCCCGAGGGGTACCAGCTGAATTACTGCAGTGGCCAGTGCCCCCCACACCTGGCTGGCAGCCCGGGCATTGCTGCCTCCTTCCATTCTGCTGTCTTCAGCCTCCTCAAGGCCAACAACCCTTGGCCCTTGGCTAACTCCTGCTGCGTCCCTACTGCCCGaagacctctctctctcctctatctcGACCGTGATGGCAATGTGGTCAAGACAGATGTGCCAGACATGGTGGTGGAGGCCTGTGGCTGTAGCTAG
- the GLI1 gene encoding zinc finger protein GLI1 isoform X3 translates to MSGPHSYGPARETNSCTEAPLFPPPRSAVKLTKKRALSISPLSDASLDLQTVIRTSPSSLVAFINSRCASPGGSYGHLSISTMSPSLGFPAQMNHQKGTSPSFAVQPCGPHDPTHSGMMPHPQSRGPLPTCQLKSELDMLVSKCPEEPLEGDMSSPNSTGTQDPLLGLLDGREDLEREEKPEPESVYETDCRWDGCSQEFDSQEQLVHHINSEHIHGERKEFVCHWGGCSRELRPFKAQYMLVVHMRRHTGEKPHKCTFEGCRKSYSRLENLKTHLRSHTGEKPYMCEHEGCSKAFSNASDRAKHQNRTHSNEKPYVCKLPGCTKRYTDPSSLRKHVKTVHGPDAHVTKRHRGDGPLPRVPSLSTVEPKRERDGGPIREESRLAVPEGAMKPQPSPGAQSSCSSDHSPAGSAANTDSGVEMTGNAGGSTEDLSSLDEGPCIAGTGLSTLRRLENLRLDQLHQLRPGGPRGLKLPSLTHTGTPVSRRLGPPASLDRRSSSSSSVSSAYTVSRRSSLASPFPPGSPPENGASSLPGLTPAQHYLLRARYASARGGGTPPTAAPSLDRMGGLPAPPWRSRAEYPGYNPNVGVTRRASDPARAADRPAPARVQRFKSLGCVHTPPTMTGGGPNFDPQLSTSVYSPQPPSITENIAMDTRGLREEPEIGTSMMGSGLNPYMDFPSTDTLGYGGPEGAAAEPYGARGPGSLPLGPGPPTNYGPNPCPQQVSYPDPTPETWGEFPSHTGLYPGPKPSVGAYSQCPRLEHYGQVQVKPEQGCPVGSDSTGLAPCLNAHPNEGPPRPQPLFSHYPQPPPPQYPQAGPYPQPPPDYLPSESRPGLDFDSPTHSTGQLKAQLVCDYVQSQQELLWEGGGRGDPPVQEPLYQSPKFLGGSQVSPNPAKAPVATYGPGFAPNLPHHKSGSYPTPSPCHENFAVGANKSSHRAAAPPRLLPPLPPCYGPLKAGGSNPSCGHPEVGRLGGGPALYPPPEGQVCNPLDSLDLDNTQLDFVAILDEAQGLSPPPAHDQGDSSEHTPPPSGPPNMAVGNMSVLLGSLPGETQFLNSSA, encoded by the exons aTGTCCGGCCCCCACAGTTATGGGCCAGCCAGAGAGACCAACAGCTGCACTGAGG ccccactttttcctcctccccGGAGTGCAGTCAAGTTGACCAAGAAGCGGGCACTCTCCATCTCACCCCTCTCGGACGCCAGCCTGGACCTGCAGACAGTTATCCGCACCTCGCCCAGCTCCCTTGTGGCCTTTATCAACTCACGCTGTGCATCTCCGGGAGGCTCCTATGGTCACCTCTCCATCAGCACCATGAG cccatCTCTTGGATTCCCAGCCCAGATGAATCACCAAAAGGGGACCTCGCCTTCCTTTGCGGTCCAGCCCTGTGGTCCCCATGACCCCACCCACAGTGGGATGATGCCGCATCCTCAGTCCCGGGGACCCCTCCCAACTTGCCAG CTGAAGTCTGAGCTGGACATGCTGGTTAGCAAATGCCCCGAGGAGCCCTTGGAAGGTGATATGTCCAGCCCCAACTCCACTGGCACACAG gaTCCCCTGCTGGGGCTGCTGGATGGGCGGGAGGATCTGGAGCGAGAAGAGAAGCCCGAGCCTGAGTCTGTGTATGAGACTGACTGCCGCTGGGATGGCTGCAGCCAGGAGTTTGACTCCCAGGAGCAGCTAGTGCAC cACATCAACAGCGAGCACATCCACGGGGAGCGGAAGGAGTTCGTGTGCCATTGGGGGGGCTGCTCCAGGGAGCTGAGGCCCTTCAAAGCCCAGTACATGCTGGTGGTCCACATGCGCAGACACACGGGCGAGAAGCCACACAAGTGCACG TTTGAGGGGTGCCGGAAGTCATACTCACGCCTCGAAAATCTGAAGACGCACCTGCGGTCCCACACGGGTGAGAAGCCGTACATGTGTGAGCATGAGGGCTGCAGCAAGGCCTTCAGCAATGCCAGTGACCGGGCCAAGCACCAGAACCGGACCCACTCCAATGAG AAGCCGTACGTGTGTAAGCTCCCCGGCTGTACTAAACGCTACACAGATCCCAGCTCGCTCCGAAAACACGTCAAGACGGTCCATGGTCCTGATGCCCATGTGACCAAGCGGCACCGAGGCGACGGCCCCCTACCCCGGGTACCATCCCTTTCCACAGTGGAGCCCAAGAGGGAGCGGGATGGAGGCCCCATCAGGGAGGAGAGCAGACTGGCCGTGCCGGAGGGGGCCATG AAGCCACAGCCGAGCCCTGGGGCCCAGTCATCCTGCAGCAGTGACCACTCCCCAGCAGGCAGCGCAGCCAATACGGACAGTGGTGTGGAAATGACTGGAAATGCAGGGGGCAGCACCGAGGACCTGTCTAGCTTGGACGAGGGGCCTTGCATTGCTGGCACTGGTCTGTCCACTCTTCGCCGCCTTGAGAACCTCAGGCTGGACCAGCTACATCAACTCCGGCCAGGAGGGCCCCGGGGCCTCAAACTGCCCAGCTTGACCCATACGG GCACCCCTGTGTCCCGCCGTCTGGGCCCTCCAGCTTCTCTTGACCGCCgcagcagcagctccagcagTGTCAGCTCGGCCTATACTGTCAGCCGCcgctcctccctggcctccccttTCCCGCCTGGCTCCCCACCAGAGAATGGGGCATCCTCGCTGCCTGGCCTCACGCCTGCCCAGCACTACCTGCTCCGGGCAAGATATGCTTCAGCCAGGGGAGGTGGTACCCCACCCACTGCAGCACCCAGCCTGGATCGGATGGGGGGTCTTCCTGCACCTCCCTGGAGAAGCCGAGCTGAGTATCCAGGTTACAACCCCAACGTAGGAGTCACCCGGAGGGCCAGTGACCCAGCCCGGGCTGCTGACCGCCCTGCCCCGGCCAGAGTCCAGCGGTTCAAGAGCTTGGGTTGTGTCCACACACCCCCTACCATGACAGGGGGAGGACCGAACTTTGATCCCCAACTCTCGACCTCTGTCTACTCACCACAGCCCCCCAGCATCACTGAGAATATTGCCATGGATACCAGAGGGCTACGGGAGGAGCCAGAGATTGGGACCTCCATGATGGGCAGTGGTCTGAATCCCTATATGGACTTCCCATCTACTGATACTCTGGGATATGGGGGACCTGAGGGGGCAGCAGCTGAGCCTTATGGAGCTAGGGGTCCAGGCTCTCTTCCTCTTGGACCTGGTCCACCCACCAACTATGGCCCCAATCCCTGTCCCCAGCAGGTCTCCTATCCTGACCCCACTCCAGAAACATGGGGTGAGTTCCCTTCCCACACTGGGCTGTACCCAGGCCCCAAGCCTTCAGTTGGAGCCTACAGCCAATGTCCTCGTCTTGAACATTATGGACAAGTGCAAGTCAAGCCAGAACAGGGGTGTCCAGTGGGTTCTGACTCCACAGGACTGGCACCCTGCCTCAATGCCCATCCCAATGAGGGGCCTCCACGACCACAGCCTCTGTTCTCCCACtacccccagcctccccctccccaataTCCCCAGGCAGGCCCCTATCCCCAACCACCACCTGATTACCTTCCTTCAGAATCCAGGCCTGGCCTGGATTTTGATTCCCCCACTCATTCCACAGGACAGCTCAAGGCTCAGCTCGTGTGTGATTATGTCCAGTCTCAACAGGAGCTgctgtgggagggtggggggagaggcGATCCCCCAGTCCAGGAACCTCTCTACCAGAGTCCCAAGTTTCTGGGGGGTTCTCAGGTTAGCCCGAACCCTGCCAAGGCCCCAGTGGCCACCTACGGACCTGGCTTTGCACCTAACTTGCCCCATCATAAGTCAGGCTCCTATCCCACCCCTTCACCATGTCATGAAAATTTTGCAGTGGGGGCAAACAAGTCTTCCCATCGGGCAGCAGCACCACCCCGACTTCTGCCCCCACTGCCACCTTGCTATGGGCCCCTCAAGGCAGGGGGAAGCAACCCCAGCTGTGGCCATCCAGAGGTGGGCAGGTTGGGAGGGGGTCCTGCCTTATACCCTCCTCCTGAAGGACAAGTGTGTAACCCTCTGGACTCTCTTGATCTTGACAACACTCAGCTGGACTTTGTGGCTATTCTGGATGAGGCCCAGGGGCTGAGTCCTCCCCCTGCCCATGATC
- the GLI1 gene encoding zinc finger protein GLI1 isoform X2 translates to MFNSMTPPPVSSYGEPCCLRPLPSQGAPSMGTEGLSGLPFCHQANLMSGPHSYGPARETNSCTEAPLFPPPRSAVKLTKKRALSISPLSDASLDLQTVIRTSPSSLVAFINSRCASPGGSYGHLSISTMSPSLGFPAQMNHQKGTSPSFAVQPCGPHDPTHSGMMPHPQSRGPLPTCQLKSELDMLVSKCPEEPLEGDMSSPNSTGTQDPLLGLLDGREDLEREEKPEPESVYETDCRWDGCSQEFDSQEQLVHHINSEHIHGERKEFVCHWGGCSRELRPFKAQYMLVVHMRRHTGEKPHKCTFEGCRKSYSRLENLKTHLRSHTGEKPYMCEHEGCSKAFSNASDRAKHQNRTHSNEKPYVCKLPGCTKRYTDPSSLRKHVKTVHGPDAHVTKRHRGDGPLPRKPQPSPGAQSSCSSDHSPAGSAANTDSGVEMTGNAGGSTEDLSSLDEGPCIAGTGLSTLRRLENLRLDQLHQLRPGGPRGLKLPSLTHTGTPVSRRLGPPASLDRRSSSSSSVSSAYTVSRRSSLASPFPPGSPPENGASSLPGLTPAQHYLLRARYASARGGGTPPTAAPSLDRMGGLPAPPWRSRAEYPGYNPNVGVTRRASDPARAADRPAPARVQRFKSLGCVHTPPTMTGGGPNFDPQLSTSVYSPQPPSITENIAMDTRGLREEPEIGTSMMGSGLNPYMDFPSTDTLGYGGPEGAAAEPYGARGPGSLPLGPGPPTNYGPNPCPQQVSYPDPTPETWGEFPSHTGLYPGPKPSVGAYSQCPRLEHYGQVQVKPEQGCPVGSDSTGLAPCLNAHPNEGPPRPQPLFSHYPQPPPPQYPQAGPYPQPPPDYLPSESRPGLDFDSPTHSTGQLKAQLVCDYVQSQQELLWEGGGRGDPPVQEPLYQSPKFLGGSQVSPNPAKAPVATYGPGFAPNLPHHKSGSYPTPSPCHENFAVGANKSSHRAAAPPRLLPPLPPCYGPLKAGGSNPSCGHPEVGRLGGGPALYPPPEGQVCNPLDSLDLDNTQLDFVAILDEAQGLSPPPAHDQGDSSEHTPPPSGPPNMAVGNMSVLLGSLPGETQFLNSSA, encoded by the exons ATGTTCAACTCGATGACCCCACCACCAGTCAGTAGCTATGGCGAACCCTGCTGTCTCCGGCCCCTCCCCAGTCAGGGGGCCCCCAGCATGGGGACAGAAG GACTGTCTGGTCTGCCCttctgccaccaggccaacctcaTGTCCGGCCCCCACAGTTATGGGCCAGCCAGAGAGACCAACAGCTGCACTGAGG ccccactttttcctcctccccGGAGTGCAGTCAAGTTGACCAAGAAGCGGGCACTCTCCATCTCACCCCTCTCGGACGCCAGCCTGGACCTGCAGACAGTTATCCGCACCTCGCCCAGCTCCCTTGTGGCCTTTATCAACTCACGCTGTGCATCTCCGGGAGGCTCCTATGGTCACCTCTCCATCAGCACCATGAG cccatCTCTTGGATTCCCAGCCCAGATGAATCACCAAAAGGGGACCTCGCCTTCCTTTGCGGTCCAGCCCTGTGGTCCCCATGACCCCACCCACAGTGGGATGATGCCGCATCCTCAGTCCCGGGGACCCCTCCCAACTTGCCAG CTGAAGTCTGAGCTGGACATGCTGGTTAGCAAATGCCCCGAGGAGCCCTTGGAAGGTGATATGTCCAGCCCCAACTCCACTGGCACACAG gaTCCCCTGCTGGGGCTGCTGGATGGGCGGGAGGATCTGGAGCGAGAAGAGAAGCCCGAGCCTGAGTCTGTGTATGAGACTGACTGCCGCTGGGATGGCTGCAGCCAGGAGTTTGACTCCCAGGAGCAGCTAGTGCAC cACATCAACAGCGAGCACATCCACGGGGAGCGGAAGGAGTTCGTGTGCCATTGGGGGGGCTGCTCCAGGGAGCTGAGGCCCTTCAAAGCCCAGTACATGCTGGTGGTCCACATGCGCAGACACACGGGCGAGAAGCCACACAAGTGCACG TTTGAGGGGTGCCGGAAGTCATACTCACGCCTCGAAAATCTGAAGACGCACCTGCGGTCCCACACGGGTGAGAAGCCGTACATGTGTGAGCATGAGGGCTGCAGCAAGGCCTTCAGCAATGCCAGTGACCGGGCCAAGCACCAGAACCGGACCCACTCCAATGAG AAGCCGTACGTGTGTAAGCTCCCCGGCTGTACTAAACGCTACACAGATCCCAGCTCGCTCCGAAAACACGTCAAGACGGTCCATGGTCCTGATGCCCATGTGACCAAGCGGCACCGAGGCGACGGCCCCCTACCCCGG AAGCCACAGCCGAGCCCTGGGGCCCAGTCATCCTGCAGCAGTGACCACTCCCCAGCAGGCAGCGCAGCCAATACGGACAGTGGTGTGGAAATGACTGGAAATGCAGGGGGCAGCACCGAGGACCTGTCTAGCTTGGACGAGGGGCCTTGCATTGCTGGCACTGGTCTGTCCACTCTTCGCCGCCTTGAGAACCTCAGGCTGGACCAGCTACATCAACTCCGGCCAGGAGGGCCCCGGGGCCTCAAACTGCCCAGCTTGACCCATACGG GCACCCCTGTGTCCCGCCGTCTGGGCCCTCCAGCTTCTCTTGACCGCCgcagcagcagctccagcagTGTCAGCTCGGCCTATACTGTCAGCCGCcgctcctccctggcctccccttTCCCGCCTGGCTCCCCACCAGAGAATGGGGCATCCTCGCTGCCTGGCCTCACGCCTGCCCAGCACTACCTGCTCCGGGCAAGATATGCTTCAGCCAGGGGAGGTGGTACCCCACCCACTGCAGCACCCAGCCTGGATCGGATGGGGGGTCTTCCTGCACCTCCCTGGAGAAGCCGAGCTGAGTATCCAGGTTACAACCCCAACGTAGGAGTCACCCGGAGGGCCAGTGACCCAGCCCGGGCTGCTGACCGCCCTGCCCCGGCCAGAGTCCAGCGGTTCAAGAGCTTGGGTTGTGTCCACACACCCCCTACCATGACAGGGGGAGGACCGAACTTTGATCCCCAACTCTCGACCTCTGTCTACTCACCACAGCCCCCCAGCATCACTGAGAATATTGCCATGGATACCAGAGGGCTACGGGAGGAGCCAGAGATTGGGACCTCCATGATGGGCAGTGGTCTGAATCCCTATATGGACTTCCCATCTACTGATACTCTGGGATATGGGGGACCTGAGGGGGCAGCAGCTGAGCCTTATGGAGCTAGGGGTCCAGGCTCTCTTCCTCTTGGACCTGGTCCACCCACCAACTATGGCCCCAATCCCTGTCCCCAGCAGGTCTCCTATCCTGACCCCACTCCAGAAACATGGGGTGAGTTCCCTTCCCACACTGGGCTGTACCCAGGCCCCAAGCCTTCAGTTGGAGCCTACAGCCAATGTCCTCGTCTTGAACATTATGGACAAGTGCAAGTCAAGCCAGAACAGGGGTGTCCAGTGGGTTCTGACTCCACAGGACTGGCACCCTGCCTCAATGCCCATCCCAATGAGGGGCCTCCACGACCACAGCCTCTGTTCTCCCACtacccccagcctccccctccccaataTCCCCAGGCAGGCCCCTATCCCCAACCACCACCTGATTACCTTCCTTCAGAATCCAGGCCTGGCCTGGATTTTGATTCCCCCACTCATTCCACAGGACAGCTCAAGGCTCAGCTCGTGTGTGATTATGTCCAGTCTCAACAGGAGCTgctgtgggagggtggggggagaggcGATCCCCCAGTCCAGGAACCTCTCTACCAGAGTCCCAAGTTTCTGGGGGGTTCTCAGGTTAGCCCGAACCCTGCCAAGGCCCCAGTGGCCACCTACGGACCTGGCTTTGCACCTAACTTGCCCCATCATAAGTCAGGCTCCTATCCCACCCCTTCACCATGTCATGAAAATTTTGCAGTGGGGGCAAACAAGTCTTCCCATCGGGCAGCAGCACCACCCCGACTTCTGCCCCCACTGCCACCTTGCTATGGGCCCCTCAAGGCAGGGGGAAGCAACCCCAGCTGTGGCCATCCAGAGGTGGGCAGGTTGGGAGGGGGTCCTGCCTTATACCCTCCTCCTGAAGGACAAGTGTGTAACCCTCTGGACTCTCTTGATCTTGACAACACTCAGCTGGACTTTGTGGCTATTCTGGATGAGGCCCAGGGGCTGAGTCCTCCCCCTGCCCATGATC